From Micromonospora rifamycinica, a single genomic window includes:
- a CDS encoding TIGR02677 family protein, whose protein sequence is MTAQPSRPTFGLDDFGLDDRMRLFGYVTAENRFAYLWLLRAFDSARSSYHVVLHTSDVAAALAALHEVDADCPDPAGLELPRLLDALVEWGVLDRGQDGSRATTLAEYRNRHSVYQFTEAGYRAHRAVEAVLSASIDDSTLSRLVFADLLADLNALAAANEAGDAEEVYRKFNRLDRALADIAERAARFYHMLGDLGRTNDVRPEVFLAHKDALLAHLRDFHDELQRYTPRLRAAVYEVEATGLDRLIEAAAEADERLFHTPVQRLEDWRRRWAGLRSWLAPPGPEQPSEADRLSDATIAAIGDVLALLRRVTEARRGGVSRESQLRHLAAWFTHTGTQEAAHALFDVVFGLGAPRHVGVAHPDPEAIAGRLSWWEAPAVELSRTLVTTGRAPGQGRGRPARLDRVDDRRHRLRGDQLARERRLADAATTLAAEGMDGHQLDGSQTQVLLRLLDIALAARVGGRTGVPLAAAAHGVRLTLTPTPGRFTTVRTAEGRLHLDGYALTVTAAQHTAVRRPGLVPA, encoded by the coding sequence ATGACGGCGCAGCCATCTCGACCGACGTTCGGGCTGGACGATTTCGGGCTGGACGACCGGATGCGGCTGTTCGGTTACGTGACAGCAGAGAACCGGTTCGCCTACCTGTGGCTGCTGCGGGCGTTCGACTCGGCACGGTCCAGCTACCACGTGGTGCTGCACACCTCCGACGTGGCCGCCGCACTGGCGGCGTTGCACGAGGTGGACGCCGACTGCCCGGATCCGGCCGGGTTGGAGTTGCCGCGGCTGCTCGATGCCCTGGTGGAGTGGGGGGTGCTCGACCGGGGGCAGGACGGTTCGCGGGCCACGACGCTGGCGGAGTACCGCAACCGGCACTCGGTGTACCAGTTCACCGAGGCCGGCTACCGCGCACACCGGGCGGTGGAGGCGGTGTTGTCGGCGAGCATCGACGACTCGACGTTGTCCCGGCTGGTCTTTGCCGATCTGCTGGCGGACCTCAATGCGCTCGCCGCAGCCAACGAGGCGGGGGACGCGGAGGAGGTCTACCGCAAGTTCAACCGGCTGGACCGGGCATTGGCCGACATCGCCGAGCGGGCCGCCCGCTTCTACCACATGCTGGGCGATCTGGGACGGACCAACGACGTACGGCCGGAGGTGTTCCTCGCCCACAAGGACGCCCTGCTGGCTCACCTACGCGACTTCCACGACGAGTTGCAGCGGTACACGCCCCGGCTGCGCGCGGCGGTGTACGAGGTCGAGGCGACCGGGCTGGACCGACTGATCGAGGCCGCCGCCGAGGCCGACGAACGGCTTTTCCACACGCCGGTGCAGCGGCTGGAGGACTGGCGTCGGCGCTGGGCGGGGCTGCGGTCCTGGTTGGCGCCGCCGGGCCCGGAGCAGCCCAGCGAGGCGGACCGGTTGTCGGACGCCACCATCGCCGCGATCGGGGACGTCCTGGCCCTGCTGCGTCGGGTCACCGAGGCGCGACGCGGCGGGGTCAGCCGGGAGTCGCAGTTGCGGCACCTGGCTGCGTGGTTCACCCACACCGGCACCCAGGAGGCCGCGCACGCCCTGTTCGACGTCGTGTTCGGCCTCGGCGCTCCACGCCACGTCGGGGTGGCGCACCCGGATCCGGAGGCGATCGCCGGCCGGCTGTCGTGGTGGGAGGCGCCGGCGGTGGAGTTGTCCCGCACCCTGGTGACCACCGGCCGGGCACCGGGCCAGGGTCGGGGACGGCCGGCCCGGCTGGACCGGGTCGACGACCGGCGGCACCGGCTGCGTGGCGACCAGCTCGCCCGGGAGCGCCGGTTGGCCGACGCGGCGACGACGTTGGCCGCCGAGGGCATGGACGGTCACCAGTTGGACGGATCGCAGACCCAGGTCCTGCTGCGCCTGCTCGACATCGCACTGGCGGCCCGGGTGGGTGGCCGAACCGGCGTGCCGCTGGCAGCCGCCGCGCACGGCGTGCGGCTGACCCTCACCCCGACGCCGGGCCGGTTCACCACGGTGCGCACCGCCGAGGGCCGGCTGCATCTGGACGGGTACGCGCTGACGGTCACCGCCGCGCAGCACACCGCGGTCCGCCGTCCCGGGCTGGTGCCGGCGTGA
- a CDS encoding choice-of-anchor D domain-containing protein: protein MAASASRSLRAASALAVVALLVASAPPAAYAEFFAAPRPAGGPALRISVTDGAAPLVGEPAGTALGLTPGGSAVVTRTVTTATVPPRPDVVLLADTTGSMQAALNDVRVNAKRIVDDISGVQPDARFAVAEFRDEGDEFVFRLNRDLTAVPSEVQEAVNVWTADGGGDDPEAGLNALYAVATGAVTLRTESSPIVVIFGDAPSHDPSVGHDLAGTIQALTARGVRVVAVDVGNPGSYSLDQSGQYTEITRQTGGVLFNAAGPSEVSNAILAGIRAIQSTVGARVTDCDPQLSASVTPAERTVDSGGAVDLTVTVAVDPAARNGEYACRLEVSVDGLVQGEPERLSVTVSGAAPDVPVLYSDAAALDLGEAPLGVPSSARTVTLTNTGDYPLTVAAALAEQPLPAVFAVTGSTCAGVLAVARSCALALTATPRAIGAATSVLSLASATDTGGVAAQSLALTVSGRSPTLQFNPGVGRPGQVVTALGQGFPAGAEVLVGWVDGAGTVTAVADASGRFAVPMVVFEEGLAGPRAALASVPSVGQVTSGTFLVQSATGQPGPFTRRR, encoded by the coding sequence ATGGCTGCATCAGCGTCCCGTTCCCTGCGCGCCGCCTCGGCGCTCGCTGTGGTGGCACTCCTGGTGGCCAGTGCACCGCCGGCCGCGTACGCCGAGTTCTTCGCGGCCCCGCGACCGGCCGGCGGCCCGGCGCTGCGGATCAGCGTGACCGACGGTGCCGCCCCCCTGGTCGGCGAGCCGGCGGGGACGGCCCTCGGGCTCACCCCCGGCGGGTCGGCGGTGGTCACCCGCACGGTGACCACCGCGACCGTCCCGCCCCGCCCCGACGTGGTGTTGCTCGCCGACACGACCGGCAGCATGCAGGCGGCGCTGAACGACGTCCGGGTCAACGCGAAGCGGATCGTCGACGACATCAGCGGCGTCCAGCCCGACGCCCGCTTCGCGGTCGCCGAGTTCCGGGACGAGGGCGACGAGTTCGTCTTCCGGCTCAACCGGGACCTGACCGCCGTGCCGTCCGAGGTGCAGGAGGCGGTGAACGTCTGGACCGCCGACGGCGGTGGCGACGACCCCGAGGCCGGCCTGAACGCCCTGTACGCCGTCGCCACCGGAGCGGTCACCCTGCGGACCGAGAGCAGCCCGATCGTGGTGATCTTCGGGGACGCGCCGTCGCACGACCCGAGCGTCGGCCACGACCTCGCCGGGACGATCCAGGCGTTGACCGCCCGGGGTGTACGGGTGGTGGCCGTGGACGTCGGCAACCCGGGCAGCTACTCCCTCGACCAGTCCGGGCAGTACACCGAGATCACCCGGCAGACCGGGGGCGTCCTGTTCAACGCCGCCGGCCCGTCCGAGGTCTCGAACGCCATCCTGGCCGGCATCCGAGCCATCCAGAGCACCGTCGGCGCACGCGTCACCGACTGCGACCCGCAGCTCTCGGCCTCGGTCACCCCGGCCGAGCGGACCGTCGACAGCGGCGGCGCCGTCGACCTCACCGTCACCGTCGCGGTCGACCCCGCCGCCCGCAACGGGGAGTACGCCTGCCGGCTCGAAGTCTCCGTGGACGGCCTCGTCCAGGGCGAGCCGGAGCGGCTGAGCGTGACCGTCAGCGGCGCGGCGCCGGACGTACCGGTGCTCTACTCCGACGCCGCCGCGCTCGACCTCGGGGAGGCCCCGCTCGGCGTACCATCGTCGGCCCGGACGGTGACCCTCACCAACACCGGCGACTACCCGTTGACCGTGGCCGCCGCCCTCGCCGAACAGCCGCTCCCGGCGGTCTTCGCGGTCACCGGCTCCACCTGTGCCGGGGTGCTGGCCGTCGCCCGGTCCTGCGCGCTGGCCCTCACCGCCACCCCCCGGGCGATCGGGGCCGCCACCTCGGTGCTCAGCCTCGCCAGCGCCACCGACACCGGCGGGGTCGCCGCCCAGTCGCTGGCGCTGACCGTCTCGGGACGCAGCCCGACGTTGCAGTTCAACCCGGGCGTCGGTCGCCCCGGCCAGGTGGTCACCGCGCTCGGCCAGGGCTTCCCGGCCGGTGCCGAGGTGCTGGTCGGCTGGGTCGACGGCGCCGGCACGGTGACGGCGGTCGCCGACGCGTCCGGCCGGTTCGCCGTGCCGATGGTGGTCTTCGAGGAGGGACTCGCCGGCCCCCGGGCCGCGCTCGCCTCGGTGCCGTCGGTGGGCCAGGTGACCAGCGGCACGTTCCTGGTGCAGTCGGCGACCGGCCAGCCGGGGCCGTTCACCCGGCGACGCTGA
- a CDS encoding TIGR02680 family protein, with protein sequence MIEQRAVRRFAPTRAGIINLWDYRDEEFSFVDGWLVLRGPNGSGKTKALEVLFPFVLDGRIEPRRLNPFASEDRTMKSNLLYRGQEVTHAYVWMEFGDGERYVTVGIGLRAHRHVDRVTRWHFVVDGRVGVDFSLLDADDRPLTRRDLIDQLGTEAVRDSAEDYRQLVDARLFGLGPARYEQLLDLVLTLRKPQLAKDLNPVELSRTLQRGLRPVEDHLLVEAARSFDDMEAVARTLEGLVAADVATAAFLTVYSTYLRTHARAAADALTARRDAVATRSTALGDAHHTADAAAKAESTADERLRAVEGEPGRLRAHLDSLKASAAYQSHEQLADLQRHVHDLAEAAGRADEAVVAEESAAARRRAESERATVAARDARTAADRLAADLLLDAGAAGITWSADDAAPDDLAARITARVAARRDDLRAVRAQVARHDQADRDHARAAADVAGATAAAADAEQAERHAEDAVAEARARLRAQLEQWAQGNAGLLADIARPDLAAGLVAAVNTTGEPGARTLREVYADATATAVAHRRDRLAALAAQRTALADRRAEVAAERDRIAAEHDDAPPAPVTRPAPRTGRSGAPLWRLVRFADGVTGADAAAVEAALHAAGLLDAWLHPDPGTATTALARDDLDGYLLPLPPHRRPAGATLADVLAPEEQDDVPAARIIEVLASVALADVTTPDASPVTIGVDGRYAQGITAGRFAKTSCEYIGATARATRRAARVAECERLLAVIDADLGAVDRDRASVEALLAAVDAAAAQLPAPAPVHTALRELDRAAATLRARQEASAAAAARLDQALAERAAAAAALRRSAAERSLPVDRLDDTAEAVGRFEKRGVRLEGGRTAAARAAEQEDQARQRHDEAVDRLTAAAETARTARTRHQEKAEAYRTLRDSVGADAERVLADVARTADAIIEAEQAVEQARTSLGAARERRVAALTRVELGEQALVAAVAEAQHDAQRLRPYAQPDLLGLLRCPTDLRWPAQTPDDALHPQVAALHEAILTATRELSPTETSLKQSATRLTSALTDLQAQLPAAGLDHRPEWDTDDGVIVVRVADEQGLTPVAHFADRIARERRDQEQLLTDSEQRVLEDALLGQLARQIHHRTIEARDLVAAMDSQMRARRMSSGLTVGVGWRLADDLDAEQRDVCKLLERDPARLGPAQLTTMRRHFAARIKTARAAAPERPYRELLGDVLDYRQWRTFAFTLHRPGGGTEALTRARHSQLSGGEQSVSLHLPLFAAANALFGSARPDAPRLLGLDEAFAGVDDTGRGELMALAKQFDLDLFMTGYDLWATHPAVSGAAHYDLSHSAVEHAVSTVLLVWDGSTNIADFDGTLARALGSPETRRAPGGQGEPDRTGVLLDLTDE encoded by the coding sequence GTGATCGAGCAACGCGCCGTCCGCCGGTTCGCCCCCACCCGGGCCGGGATCATCAACCTGTGGGACTACCGGGACGAGGAGTTCAGCTTCGTCGACGGGTGGCTGGTGCTGCGCGGACCCAACGGATCCGGCAAGACCAAGGCGCTGGAGGTGCTGTTCCCGTTCGTCCTCGACGGGCGGATCGAACCGCGCCGGCTCAATCCGTTCGCCAGCGAGGACCGGACGATGAAGTCGAACCTGCTCTACCGGGGGCAGGAGGTCACCCACGCGTACGTGTGGATGGAGTTCGGCGACGGCGAGCGGTACGTGACCGTCGGCATCGGGTTGCGGGCGCACCGGCACGTCGACCGGGTCACCCGCTGGCACTTCGTGGTCGACGGGCGGGTCGGGGTGGACTTCTCCCTGCTGGACGCCGACGACCGGCCGCTGACCCGCCGCGACCTGATCGACCAGCTGGGCACCGAGGCGGTGCGGGACTCGGCGGAGGACTACCGTCAGCTCGTCGACGCCCGGCTGTTCGGGCTCGGCCCGGCCCGCTACGAGCAACTGCTGGACCTGGTGCTGACCCTGCGCAAGCCGCAGCTGGCCAAGGACCTCAACCCGGTCGAGCTGTCCCGCACGCTGCAACGGGGGCTGCGCCCGGTCGAGGACCACCTGCTGGTGGAGGCTGCCCGCTCGTTCGACGACATGGAGGCGGTCGCCCGTACCCTCGAAGGACTGGTGGCGGCGGACGTGGCGACGGCCGCGTTCCTGACGGTCTACTCGACCTATCTGCGCACCCACGCGCGGGCGGCCGCCGACGCTCTGACCGCCCGCCGCGACGCGGTCGCCACCCGGTCGACCGCACTCGGCGACGCCCACCACACGGCCGACGCGGCGGCGAAGGCGGAGTCCACGGCGGACGAGCGACTGCGGGCTGTCGAGGGCGAGCCCGGACGGCTCCGCGCCCACCTGGACAGTCTGAAAGCCTCGGCGGCCTACCAGTCCCACGAGCAGCTCGCCGACCTGCAACGGCACGTGCACGACCTGGCCGAGGCGGCCGGCCGGGCCGACGAGGCCGTCGTCGCCGAGGAGAGCGCGGCGGCGCGGCGGCGTGCCGAGTCAGAACGGGCGACGGTCGCGGCTCGGGACGCGCGGACGGCCGCTGACCGGCTCGCCGCCGATCTCCTGCTCGACGCCGGGGCGGCCGGGATCACCTGGAGCGCCGACGACGCCGCCCCGGACGACCTGGCGGCCCGGATCACCGCGCGGGTCGCCGCCCGCCGCGACGACCTGCGCGCCGTCCGCGCGCAGGTGGCGCGGCACGACCAGGCCGACCGGGACCACGCCCGGGCCGCCGCCGACGTGGCCGGCGCCACGGCCGCCGCCGCCGACGCCGAGCAGGCCGAGCGGCACGCCGAGGACGCCGTCGCGGAGGCCCGCGCCCGGCTGCGCGCCCAGCTCGAGCAGTGGGCGCAGGGCAACGCCGGGCTGCTGGCCGACATCGCGCGCCCGGACCTGGCTGCCGGGCTGGTTGCCGCCGTCAACACCACCGGCGAGCCGGGTGCGCGGACCCTGCGCGAGGTGTACGCCGACGCCACGGCCACCGCGGTGGCCCATCGGCGGGACCGGCTCGCGGCGCTGGCGGCGCAGCGCACGGCGCTGGCCGACAGGCGGGCCGAGGTGGCCGCCGAACGGGACCGGATCGCCGCCGAGCACGACGACGCGCCACCCGCCCCGGTGACCCGGCCCGCGCCACGCACCGGCCGTTCCGGCGCACCGCTGTGGCGGCTGGTCCGTTTCGCCGACGGGGTGACCGGCGCGGACGCGGCGGCCGTCGAGGCGGCGCTGCACGCGGCCGGGCTGCTGGACGCCTGGCTGCACCCCGACCCCGGGACGGCGACGACCGCGCTGGCCCGCGACGACCTCGACGGTTACCTGCTGCCGCTGCCGCCGCACCGGCGGCCTGCCGGGGCCACTCTCGCCGACGTGCTGGCCCCCGAGGAACAGGACGACGTGCCCGCCGCGCGGATCATTGAGGTGCTCGCCTCGGTGGCGCTGGCCGACGTGACCACGCCCGACGCCTCGCCGGTCACCATCGGCGTGGACGGCCGGTACGCCCAGGGCATCACCGCCGGCCGGTTCGCCAAGACCTCCTGCGAGTACATCGGCGCGACCGCCCGGGCCACCCGCCGCGCCGCCCGGGTCGCCGAGTGCGAGCGGCTGCTGGCCGTCATCGACGCCGACCTCGGCGCGGTGGACCGCGACCGGGCGTCCGTCGAGGCGCTGCTGGCGGCGGTGGATGCGGCCGCCGCGCAACTCCCGGCCCCCGCGCCGGTCCACACCGCGCTGCGCGAGCTGGACCGGGCCGCCGCGACGCTGCGCGCCCGGCAGGAGGCCAGCGCGGCCGCCGCCGCCCGCCTCGACCAGGCCCTGGCCGAGCGTGCCGCAGCAGCGGCCGCGCTGCGCCGGAGCGCGGCCGAGCGGTCGCTGCCGGTCGACCGGCTCGACGACACCGCCGAAGCGGTGGGCCGCTTCGAGAAGCGAGGGGTACGTCTGGAGGGCGGGCGGACGGCCGCCGCGCGTGCCGCCGAGCAGGAGGACCAGGCCCGGCAGCGGCACGACGAGGCAGTCGACCGGCTCACCGCCGCGGCGGAGACCGCACGCACGGCCCGGACCCGGCACCAGGAGAAGGCGGAGGCGTACCGGACGTTGCGCGACAGCGTGGGCGCCGACGCGGAACGGGTGCTGGCCGACGTGGCCCGAACCGCCGACGCGATCATCGAGGCGGAGCAGGCCGTCGAGCAGGCTCGCACCTCACTCGGTGCCGCCCGGGAGCGGCGGGTCGCCGCGCTGACCCGGGTGGAGCTGGGTGAGCAGGCCCTGGTTGCCGCCGTTGCCGAGGCGCAGCACGATGCCCAACGGCTGCGCCCGTACGCCCAGCCGGATCTGCTGGGCCTGCTGCGCTGCCCCACCGACCTGCGCTGGCCGGCGCAGACCCCGGACGACGCACTGCATCCGCAGGTGGCAGCCCTGCACGAGGCGATCCTCACCGCCACCCGGGAGCTGAGCCCCACCGAGACATCGCTGAAGCAGAGCGCCACGCGGCTCACCAGCGCACTGACCGACCTGCAGGCGCAACTTCCCGCCGCCGGCCTCGACCACCGGCCCGAGTGGGACACCGACGACGGGGTGATCGTGGTCCGGGTCGCCGACGAGCAGGGCCTCACCCCCGTCGCCCACTTCGCCGACCGGATCGCCCGCGAGCGCCGCGACCAGGAGCAACTGCTCACCGACTCCGAGCAGCGGGTGCTGGAGGACGCCCTGCTCGGGCAACTCGCCCGACAGATCCACCACCGGACCATCGAGGCCCGCGACCTGGTGGCGGCGATGGACAGCCAGATGCGCGCCCGGCGCATGTCGTCGGGGCTCACCGTCGGCGTCGGCTGGCGGCTCGCCGACGACCTCGACGCCGAGCAACGCGACGTGTGCAAGCTCCTTGAACGCGACCCGGCCCGGCTCGGGCCGGCCCAGCTCACCACCATGCGCCGGCACTTCGCCGCCCGGATCAAGACAGCGCGGGCCGCCGCGCCCGAACGGCCCTACCGGGAACTGCTCGGCGACGTCCTCGACTACCGGCAGTGGCGGACGTTCGCGTTCACCCTGCACCGGCCCGGCGGCGGCACGGAGGCGCTGACCCGGGCCCGACACAGCCAGCTCTCCGGCGGCGAACAGTCGGTCTCCCTGCACCTGCCGCTGTTCGCCGCCGCCAACGCGCTGTTCGGCTCGGCGCGGCCCGACGCGCCCCGGCTGCTCGGCCTCGACGAGGCGTTCGCCGGCGTGGACGACACCGGCCGGGGTGAGCTGATGGCGCTGGCGAAACAGTTCGACCTGGACCTGTTCATGACCGGCTACGACCTCTGGGCCACCCACCCGGCGGTCAGCGGCGCCGCCCACTACGACCTGTCGCACTCCGCCGTGGAACACGCCGTGTCCACCGTGCTGCTGGTCTGGGACGGCTCGACCAACATCGCCGACTTCGACGGAACCCTGGCCCGTGCGCTCGGTTCCCCGGAGACCCGCCGCGCCCCCGGTGGTCAGGGCGAGCCCGACCGGACCGGCGTCCTGCTCGACCTCACCGACGAATGA
- a CDS encoding TIGR02679 family protein, whose translation MDQPGWRRLLAAARRSLERTGGRLDTTVTLSAPTDDERLVVIGITGTHRSAAAARLSVRLGDVDEHLRAAHGVGLVEVLAAIAPLRNRPSDLKREAVARDAVLALANDSRHAHTAWYAEWLDGLRRDGTLTRVVRTGLPFGDVVRVLDALPAADEPIPVFADRVLEDTKALTDGPLRGLVLRAVATWQRAALPVDGERERALWESVGLVPDDLASQVLVLNVPATGGLLGRWLTEAAQAGVPIRVTLHQLRLAPLTLNCDQVYVCENPAVLRAATTALGAHAPPLICTEGVPSVAVHTLLWAAQGAVIRWRNDFDWTGVRLTAAALQRYPGAVPWRMAAADYLPAAGTGTALLGTPTRTPWDESLSESMRRAGRAVMEERLLDRLIADLRAAGAR comes from the coding sequence GTGGATCAGCCCGGCTGGCGGCGGTTGCTGGCGGCCGCCCGGCGCAGCCTGGAGCGCACCGGTGGCCGGCTCGACACCACCGTGACGCTTTCCGCCCCCACCGACGACGAACGTCTCGTGGTCATCGGCATCACCGGCACCCACCGCTCCGCCGCGGCGGCCCGCCTCAGCGTCCGCCTCGGCGACGTGGACGAGCACCTACGCGCCGCGCACGGAGTCGGCCTGGTCGAGGTGCTGGCCGCGATAGCCCCGCTGCGCAACCGACCGTCCGACCTCAAACGCGAGGCGGTGGCCCGCGACGCCGTCCTCGCTCTGGCCAACGACAGCCGACATGCCCACACCGCGTGGTACGCCGAATGGCTCGACGGCCTGCGCCGCGACGGCACCCTGACCCGCGTCGTCCGCACCGGACTGCCGTTCGGGGACGTGGTCCGCGTCCTGGACGCGCTGCCCGCAGCCGACGAGCCGATACCGGTCTTCGCCGACCGGGTGCTGGAGGACACGAAGGCCCTCACCGACGGGCCGCTACGCGGGCTCGTCCTCCGTGCCGTCGCCACCTGGCAGCGGGCGGCGCTCCCGGTCGACGGTGAGCGGGAACGGGCGTTGTGGGAATCGGTCGGTCTGGTCCCGGACGACCTCGCCAGCCAGGTGCTGGTGCTCAACGTGCCGGCCACCGGCGGCCTGCTCGGGCGGTGGCTCACCGAGGCCGCGCAGGCCGGCGTGCCGATCCGGGTCACCCTGCACCAACTGCGCCTGGCACCGCTGACGCTGAACTGTGACCAGGTCTACGTCTGCGAAAACCCTGCCGTGCTGCGCGCGGCCACCACCGCGCTCGGAGCCCATGCCCCACCGCTGATCTGCACCGAAGGGGTGCCCTCGGTCGCCGTCCACACGCTGTTGTGGGCCGCTCAGGGGGCGGTGATCCGATGGCGCAACGACTTCGACTGGACCGGCGTACGACTGACTGCGGCGGCTCTCCAGCGGTATCCGGGCGCGGTCCCGTGGCGGATGGCTGCGGCTGACTACCTGCCGGCGGCGGGGACCGGCACAGCACTGCTCGGCACGCCCACTCGGACGCCCTGGGACGAGTCGCTGAGCGAGTCGATGCGGCGTGCCGGCCGAGCGGTGATGGAGGAACGGCTGCTCGACCGGCTCATCGCCGACCTACGGGCGGCCGGAGCCAGATAG
- a CDS encoding DUF2398 family protein — MTAEAGVPRPAAHRFAVDVPELVLADYQRAVRLVLRHPLITVTWPDERALPRVRRFAATLRRDLAEAFGYRLELHGATARLVRAKDRLDGTQPAVSRTGRPFDRQRYAYLSLCLAVLGRAGIQITLSELADSVAGDANRITGLGLDPDHGPDRRAFVDAVGWLEERGVLRLADGSSAAWASDPGAGEALYDVARDVVFALFRPTRVLQHVDSVSALLDRTMGSSGNAERRQAAQAARRAVVESPVVYHADVEPAVANHLRGSALAVDLARLTGLRLERRAEGVLLVDTAGFTAERFPGTGSVAQAAVLLTVEMADRVADPDGRRVKRLPPPDGHARQQALASHIDTGLPTATLVRLDAAGPDEPWTAEERGDHDEADGVGRLPFITDSFLRTAVGEILQRYGTAFGTQWHADPDRLRVEAVALLERFGAVTAVPGGVLVRPLAGRYRHTVATVKPRVTTETLF, encoded by the coding sequence GTGACCGCGGAGGCGGGGGTGCCGCGACCGGCGGCGCACCGGTTCGCCGTCGATGTCCCGGAGTTGGTGTTGGCGGACTACCAGCGGGCGGTCCGGCTGGTCCTGCGCCATCCGCTGATCACGGTGACCTGGCCCGACGAGCGGGCGCTGCCCCGGGTGCGGCGATTCGCCGCCACTCTGCGCCGGGATCTCGCCGAGGCGTTCGGATATCGGCTGGAGCTACACGGTGCGACGGCCCGACTGGTACGGGCGAAGGACCGGCTCGACGGCACCCAGCCGGCGGTGTCGCGCACCGGGCGGCCGTTCGACCGGCAGCGCTACGCGTACCTGTCGTTGTGCCTGGCGGTGCTGGGCCGCGCCGGGATCCAGATCACTCTCAGCGAGTTGGCCGACTCGGTGGCCGGCGACGCGAACCGGATCACCGGCCTGGGGTTGGATCCGGACCACGGCCCGGACCGGCGGGCGTTCGTGGACGCGGTCGGCTGGCTGGAGGAGCGGGGTGTGCTGCGGCTGGCCGACGGCTCCAGCGCCGCCTGGGCCAGTGACCCGGGGGCCGGGGAGGCGCTGTACGACGTGGCGCGGGACGTGGTGTTCGCGCTGTTCCGGCCAACCCGGGTGCTGCAGCACGTCGATTCGGTGTCGGCCCTGCTGGACCGGACGATGGGCAGCAGCGGCAACGCCGAGCGCCGGCAGGCGGCCCAGGCGGCCCGGCGGGCGGTGGTGGAGTCACCGGTCGTCTACCACGCCGATGTCGAGCCGGCGGTCGCCAACCATCTGCGCGGCTCCGCGCTCGCCGTCGACCTGGCCCGGCTGACCGGACTGCGGCTGGAACGGCGGGCTGAGGGCGTACTGCTGGTGGACACCGCCGGGTTCACTGCGGAGCGGTTCCCGGGCACCGGTTCGGTGGCACAGGCCGCCGTGCTGCTCACGGTGGAGATGGCCGACCGGGTCGCGGATCCCGACGGCCGCCGGGTCAAACGGCTACCCCCGCCCGACGGGCACGCCCGGCAGCAGGCGCTGGCGAGCCACATCGACACCGGCCTGCCCACGGCCACCCTGGTACGCCTCGACGCCGCCGGTCCGGACGAGCCGTGGACCGCCGAGGAGCGGGGTGACCACGACGAGGCCGACGGCGTCGGCCGGTTGCCGTTCATCACCGACAGCTTCCTACGTACCGCCGTCGGGGAGATCCTCCAGCGGTACGGGACCGCGTTCGGGACCCAGTGGCACGCCGACCCGGACCGGCTGCGCGTCGAGGCGGTCGCGCTGCTGGAACGGTTCGGCGCGGTCACCGCTGTGCCGGGCGGGGTACTCGTCCGGCCGCTGGCGGGTCGGTACCGCCACACCGTCGCCACGGTCAAGCCCCGCGTCACCACCGAGACCCTGTTCTGA
- a CDS encoding PAAR domain-containing protein: protein MGVPAAKLGDKVVGTDTHIIMVPSPTGPVPTPTPMPFAGTIANGCSTDVLIEGKPAAVVGSVAVNAPPHLPTGGPFQTPPNNQGTVLAGSPLVLINGKPAARHGDKVNTCNDPAPLPAGSIIATGQVLVG from the coding sequence GTGGGCGTACCCGCGGCGAAGCTCGGTGACAAGGTGGTCGGCACCGACACGCACATCATCATGGTGCCGTCACCGACCGGGCCGGTGCCGACGCCCACCCCGATGCCCTTCGCCGGGACCATCGCCAACGGGTGCAGCACCGACGTGCTGATCGAGGGTAAGCCGGCCGCGGTCGTCGGCAGTGTCGCGGTGAACGCCCCGCCGCACCTGCCGACCGGTGGGCCGTTCCAGACACCACCGAACAACCAGGGCACGGTCCTCGCCGGCAGCCCGCTGGTATTGATCAACGGCAAGCCGGCGGCCCGGCACGGCGACAAGGTCAACACCTGCAACGACCCCGCTCCGCTGCCGGCCGGCAGCATCATCGCCACCGGCCAGGTGCTGGTCGGCTGA